The DNA window TCGAGTAGTCATCGTCACGCTGGATTCGCATTCGGCGGGTCCTTGCGAGCGGGTGACCGAGCGTCTTGCCGAGGACTTCCCCGGGCTTCGGGTGACGGTTCATGCCGCCGCGACCTGGTCGGAAAACCCGGGCGAGCTGGTTCGGGCCAAGGATGACGTTCTGAATGCCGACATCATCCTGGTGAACCTTCTGTTCATCGAGGAGCATATCAACGCGATCCTGCCCGAGCTGAAGGCCCGGCGCGACGATTGCGACGCGATGATCGGCATCATCGCCGACAAGCAGATCGTGCAACTGACCCGGATGGGCGATCTGGACATGTCCAAGCCCGCCTCGGGGCCGATGAAGCTTCTGAAGAAGCTGCGCGGCAATACCCGGGACGACAATGGCCAGCTCAAGACCGGCGGCGAGAAGCAGATGGCCATGCTGCGCCGCCTGCCCAAGATGTTGAAGTATCTGCCGGGCAAGGCACAGGATCTGCGCGCCTGGTTCCTGGTCATGCAATATTGGCTGGGCGGGTCCGACGACAATGTCGAGCAGATGGTGCGCTTTCTGATCTCGCGCTATGCCAAGGACGCCTCCTGGCGCGGCGGCTCTTCCGAGGCCCCGATCGAATATCCCGAGACCGGGCTTTACCATCCCGACATCCCGCATCGCATCACCACCGACATCAAGGATCTGCCGCAGCCCGGGGCGCCGGTGGCGACGGTCGGCATCCTTTTGATGCGCTCCTATATCCTCGCCTCTGATACCGCCCATTACGACGCGGTGATCCATGCACTCGAGGAACGCGGCATCCGTGTGATAGCCGCCTTCGCGGGCGGGCTTGATGCCCGGCCGGCCATCGCCGCCTATTTCACCGGCGAAGACAGCGTGCATATCGATACGCTGGTCTCGCTGACCGGGTTCAGCCTGATCGGCGGTCCGGCCTATAATGACAGCGACGCGGCGGTCGAGGTGCTGAGCGGGCTCGACGTGCCCTACATGGCCGCCCATCCGCTGGAATTCCAGACGCTGGGGCAATGGAGCGATTCCTCGGGCGGGCTCGGTCCGGTCGAGACCACCATGCTGATCGCGCTGCCGGAACTGGACGGGGCGATCTCGCCCACCGTCTTCGGCGGCCGCCATGGCGCCGAGGGCTGCAAGGGCTGCCCGAAGGATTGCAGCCACAAGGGCGAATCGAAGCAGATGTCGGCCTGTTCGGAACGGGTCGCGATGCTGGCCGCGCGGGTCGAGCGGCTGGCCCGGCTGCGCCGCTCGGAAACCGAAAGCCGCAAGGTCGGCATCATCCTCTTCGGCTTCCCGCCGAATGCGGGCGCGATCGGCACCGCCGCCTATCTGTCGGTCTTCGAGAGCCTCTTCAACACGCTCCACCGGATGAAATCCGAGGGTTACGAGACCGGTGCGCTGCCCGCCACGGTCGACGAGCTGCGCACGGCGATCCTCGAGGGCAATGCCAAGACCTATGGCCAGGAGGGCAACGTCGCCGCCCATGTGCCGGCCGACGATCTGGTGCGCGGCACGCCCTGGCTGTCCGAGATCGAATCCGTCTGGGGCCCGGCCCCGGGCAAGATCCGGTCGGACGGGCGCGGCGTCTTCGTGCTGGGCCGCGAATTCGGCAATGTCTTCGTGGGCGTGCAGCCGACCTTCGGCTACGAGGGCGACCCGATGCGGCTTCTGTTCGAGAAGGGTTTTGCCCCGACCCATGCCTTCAGCGCCTTCTATCTGTGGCTCAAGAACAGCTTCCGCGCCGATGTGCTGTTGCATTTCGGCATGCATGGCGCGCTGGAATTCATGCCGGGCAAGCAGGCGGGCATGTGCTTCCGCGACTGGCCCGACCGGCTGATCGGCGACATGCCGAACGTCTATCTCTATGCCTCGAACAACCCCTCCGAGGCGACGCTGGCCAAGCGCCGCTCGAACGCGGTGACGATCACCCACCTGACGCCGCCGCTCGCGGCCTCGGGGCTTTACAAGGGCCTGCAGGAACTGAAGGACAGCCTGACCCGCTGGCGCCAGACCGAGCCCGGCTCGCCCGAGCAGGCCGATCTGGAAGAGCTGATCGCGGCCCAGGCCGATGCCGTCGACATGACCGGCACCCCGCCCGAGCAGCTTTGGCTGAAGCTTCTGGAAACCGAGGATGCGCTGATCCCCGACGGGCTGCATGTGGTCGGCCGCACGGCGACGCCCGAGGAACGGGCCGAGCATCTGCGGGTGATGACCGATACCGATGCCGAGACCCGCGAGAAGGTCGATTACTGGCTGCAGCAGGATACCGAACTGCCCGCGATCATGCGCGCGCTGGGCGGGCGCTACATCAAGCCGGTGCCCGGGGGCGACCTGATCCGCTCGGCCGATGTGCTGCCGACGGGGCGTAACATCCACGCCTTCGACCCGTTCCGGATGCCGACCCAGTTCGCGATGCTGGAAGGCGCGAAACAGGCGCAGAAGCTTCTGGATGCCCATGCGACCCTGCCGCGTTCGGTGGCGATGGTGCTGTGGGGCTCGGACAACATCAAATCCGATGGCGGCCCCATCGCCCAGGCCATGGCGCTGATGGGGGCGAAGCCGCGCTTTGACAATTACGGCCGTCTGGCGGGCGCCGATCTGGTGCCGCTGGATGAACTCGGCCGGCCGCGGGTCGATGTGGTGATGACGCTTTCGGGCATCTTCCGCGATCTTCTGCCGCTGCAGACCCGGATGCTGGCCGAGGCCGCCTGGAAGGCCGCCACCGCCGATGAGCCGGTCGAGCAGAACTTCATCCGTGCCCATTCGCTGGCCCATGCCGAGAAGATGGGTGTCGACATGGAAACCGCGGCGCTGCGGGTCTTCTCGAATGCCGAGGGCGCCTATGGCTCGAACGTCAACGGGCTGGTCGACAGCGGCGCTTGGGGCGACGAGGACGAGCTGGCCGATGCCTATGAGGCGCGGAAAAGCTTCGCCTACGGGCGCGACGGCAAGTCCAGGGCCAATGCGGCGCTGCTTCAGCAGACGCTGAAGGATGTCGATGTCGCCTATCAGAACCTCGAAAGCGTGGAACTCGGCGTGACCACGGTCGACCACTATTTCGACACGCTGGGCGGCATCGCGCGGGCGGTGAAACGCGCCCGCGGCGGGCAGGACGCGGCCGTCTATATCGGCGATCAGACCCGGGGCGAGGGCAAGGTGCGCACGCTTCAGGACCAGGTCGCGCTCGAGACCCGCTCGCGCAGCCTCAACCCGAAATGGTTCGAAGGCATGCTCAGGCACGGGCATGAAGGCGTGCGCCAGATCGAGGCGCAGGTCACCAACACCCTCGGATGGTCGGCGACAACCGGCCAGGTGGAGCCCTGGGTGTATCAACGGCTGTCGGAAACCTTCGTCCTCGACGAAGACATGAGAAAACGGCTGGCCAGCCTCAACCCTGCGGCATCGGCCCGGATGGCGAACCGCCTTCTCGAAGCCCATGACCGCAATTACTGGCAACCCGACGCCGAAACTCTTGCCGCGCTTCAGGCGGCGGCCGACGAACTGGAAGACCGGCTCGAAGGCATAGTGGCGGCGGAATAAGCCGCGAACGGAGGGAACCAATGAGCCCCAGAGACGAAATTCCTGTGCTGAAGGGCGAAGACGGCGAAGGCTCCGTCCAGGTCCATCAGGACGAAACGATGAAGATCGAGGGGGCCAAGGTCTTTTCGGTCTATGGCAAGGGCGGGATCGGCAAGTCGACGACCTCGTCGAACCTGTCGGCGGCCTTCTCGATGCTGGGCAAGCGCGTTCTGCAGATCGGCTGCGATCCCAAGCATGATTCGACCTTCACCCTGACGGGGCATCTGCAATCCACGGTGATCGACGTGCTCAAGGAGGTGGATTTCCACCCCGAGGAGTTGCGCCCCGAGGATTTCATGGTCGAGGGCTTCAACGGCGTGATGTGCGTCGAGGCGGGCGGCCCGCCCGCGGGCACCGGCTGCGGCGGCTATGTCGTGGGCCAGACCGTCAAGCTGCTGAAACAGCACCACATGCTGGAAGACACCGATGTGGTGATCTTCGACGTGTTGGGCGATGTGGTCTGCGGCGGTTTCGCTGCGCCCCTGCAGCATGCCGACCGGGCGGTGATCGTGACCGCGAACGATTTCGATTCGATCTACGCCATGAACCGGATCATCGCCGCGGTGCAGGCCAAGTCCAAGAACTACAACGTGCGGCTTGCCGGCTGCATCGCGAACCGGTCGGAAGATACCGACCAGGTCGACAAGTATTGCAGCCGGGTGGGCTTCGACCGTATCGCGCATATGCCGCTGGTCGATGCGATCCGGCGCTCGCGGCTGATGAAAAAGACGCTGTTCGAGATGCCCGATGACGAGGATATCGTGCAGTGCCGTGCCGAATACGTGCGGCTGGCGGAGCTGCTCTGGGCCGGGACCGAGCCCCTGGCGCCGCATCCGCTGCCCGACCGGGAAATCTTTGAATTGCTTGGGTTCGATTGATGGACAGCTACGCCCGTACCCGGGAACGACTAGAGACCTACTTTGGCCGCACGGCGGCCAAGACCTGGGAGCATCTGACCTCGGATGCCCCGGTGTCGCGCATCCGGCAGACGGTGCGCGAGGGGCGCGACCAGATGCGCGCCGCGATGCTGGCGCGGCTGCCCGACGACCTGACCGGGTGCCGGGTGCTCGATGCCGGTTGCGGCGCCGGGCCGATGACGCTCGAGCTGGTCCAGCGCGGCGCCGAGGTGGTGGCCTGCGACATCTCGCAAAGCCTCCTCGACGTGGCGAAAAGCCGGATCCCCGACAAGTATCATCGCCAGATCACCTTCGTGGCGGGCGACATGCTGGGCGAACGGCTGGGGCGTTTCGACTATGTCATGGCGATGGACAGCCTGATCCACTACCAGGCCCGCGACATCGCCGAGGCCCTGGGCAAGCTTGCGCCCCGGACCCGCGGCAAGATCGTCTTCACCGTCGCGCCGAAGACGCCCTTGCTGAGCGTCATGCATGTGACGGGCAAGCTCTTCCCCCGCTCGGACCGCTCGCCCCGGATCATTCCGCATTCCGAGGTCCGCATCGCGGGTGCCTTGCGCAAGGCGGGCGTAAAGGGGCGGCTGCGCGCCGTCGCGCGGGTCGCCAAGGGGTTCTATATCAGCCAGGCCATGGAGCTTGAAAGATGAGCAAGAAGCCTCATCCCCTGACGAAGCTGTCGGCGAAGTTCCTGCCCTTCGCCGATGCCGCCTCGGACGGACTGCCGATGAACGAGTTGCTGCGGCTGTCGCTGTTCCAGGTCTCGGTGGGGATGGCGACGGTGATGCTTCTGGGCACGCTGAACCGGGTGATGATCGTCGAGCTTTCGGTGCCCGCGATCGTCGTGGCGATGATGATCGCGGTGCCGGTTCTGGTCGCGCCCTTCCGCGCGCTGATGGGCTTCCGGTCGGACAATCACAGATCGGCCATCGGCTGGAAGCGTGTCCCCTACATGTGGTTCGGCACGCTCTGGCAGATGGGCGGGCTGGCGATCATGCCGTTTTCGCTGCTGCTTCTGTCGGGCGACCAGACGCTGGGGCCGACCTGGGCGGGCGAGGTCTTTGCCGCCATCGCCTTCCTGATGACGGGGCTGGGGCTCCATATGACCCAGACCGCGGGCCTGGCGCTGGCGTCCGACCGCGCCACCGACGAGACCCGGCCGCGGGTCGTGGCGCTGCTTTACGTCATGTTCCTGCTGGGGATGGGGATTTCGTCCATCGTCATCGGCTGGCTCCTGCGCGATTTCTCGTCGATCCGGCTGATCCGGGTGGTGCAGGGCGCGGCCGTCGTCACCATCCTGCTCAACGTCGTCGCGCTCTGGAAACAGGAGCGGATGTGCCCGATGTCGAAGGAAGAGCGCGAGGCCCCGCAGCCGGGCTTCGGCGATGCCTGGCGCGACTTCATCCGCGGCGGCAGCGCCGGACGGCTGCTGGCGGTGGTCTTCCTCGGCACGCTGGCCTTCTCGATGCAGGACGTCCTGCTCGAGCCTTATGGCGGGCAGATCCTTGGGCTGTCGGTCTCCTCGACCACGCTTCTGACCGCGCTCTGGGCCTTCGGGGCGCTGGTGGGCTTCGGGCTCGCGGCGCGCTGGCTCGGGCAGGGGATGAACTCGCACCGGATGGGGGCGCTCGGCATTCTCGGCGGCATCGTCGCCTTCACCCTGGTGATCTTTGCCGGGCCGCTGCATTCGGGCCTCCTGTTCTTCCTCGGCGCGATGCTGATCGGTTTCGGCGGCGGCCTGTTCTCGGTCTCGACCCTGACCGCGGCGATGGCGCTGCCGGTCCGGGATTTCGCCGGCCGCGGCCTTGCGCTTGGCGCCTGGGGCGCGGCGCAGGCGACCGCCTCGGGGCTGGCCGTGGCGCTGGGCGGGGCCCTGCGCGACGGAATCGGCCATCTCGCGACGGCGGGCGTTCTGGGCGAGGGGCTCAACACGCCGGCCACCGGATACGCGGCGGTCTACCACATTGAGATCGTCCTTCTCTTCGTGACACTCATGGTTCTGGGGCCGCTTGTGCGCCCACAGGACCGCAACAACCATCCCAACAGGGATTCCTCGGCCAAGATCGGGCTGGCCGACTTCCCAACCTGACCCGGAGGACCGATACCCATGGTCAACGCTTTTTTCGGAAACTTCGATATCGCCAGTCTGTCCATCTGGGCGTTCTGGCTGTTCTTCGCTGGGCTGATCTTCTACCTTCAACGCATGAACATGCATGAGGGCTACCCGCTGGAAGACGAGATGGGGAATGCCGCGCCGAACCAGGGCATGTTCCCGCTGCCCGCGGCCAAGACCTTCAAGCTGCCGCATGGCCAGGGCGAAAAGACCGTGCCCGACATGCAGACCGACCCCCGCAACGCGGATCTGGCGCTGAAGAAGGTCACCAAGAGCAACGGCTATCCGCTGGAGCCGACCGGCGACCCGATGGTCGACGGCGTGGGCCCGGCTGCCTGGTGCGCGCGCAAGGACGAGCCCGAGCTTGACGGCCGCGGCCATCCCAAGATCCAGCCGCTTTCGGCGCTGAAGACCTTCAAGGTCTCGGCCGGTCGCGACCCGCGCGGCATGCCGGTGATCGCGGGCGACGGCGAGAAGGTCGGCAGCGTGGTCGACATGTGGGTCGACGAACCCGAACAGCTGGTGCGCTATCTCGAGCTGGAACTCGACGCCGAGCATGGCGGCGGTCGCCGGATGCTGCCGATGCAGCTGGCCAAGATCGGCTGGTTCAAGCCCGAGGTCTCGGTCCATTCGATCTACGGCAAGCATTTCGCCGCCGTTCCGACCATCAAGTCGACGACCCAGATCACCAAGCTCGAAGAAGACAAGGTCTGTGCCTATTACGCGGGCGGCAAGCTGTATGCCGACCCCGCCGAGCGGCTCGAACCGCAATTCTGAGGAAGGGACGCAATGTCCGACGACGATTTCGCCGCCGAACCCATCAAGGGACTGCCGGAACGCCTGCCCGAGGGGGAACATATCCTCTGGCAGGGCCGACCCGGCTGGTGGGCGCTCGCCCGGGAGAGCCTCGCGCTCTACTGGGTGGGCGGCTATTTCGTCATCCTCTTCCTGTGGCGCATGATCGTCGCCGCCGAGACCATGCCCTGGTCGCAGGCGGCGGTCGCGTCCTCGTTCTTCCTGGTCCTGGGGGCCGTGGTCTGCCTGCTGCTGGTGGTCACGGCCTTCGTCCAGGCAAGGGCCACGGTCTATACCGTCACCAACCGTCGTGTGGCGCTTCGCATCGGGGCGGCGCTCGATATGACGCTGAACCTGCCCTATACCCAGATCGGCAATGCCAATCTCGATCTGCGCAAGTCCGGGAGCGGCACCATCGCCTTCGAATTGATGGGAACGACCAAGTTCTCGTATCTCTTGTGCTGGCCCCATATCCGTCCCTGGCGGATGGCCCGCACCGAGCCCGCGTTCCGCTGTATCCCTGACGCGGCGAAGGTCGCCCGACTGATTGCCGACGCGGCCCAGACGCGGCTCTCCGAGCCCCGTCTCACGCGCGTCGATGCCGATGACACGGTTGCAGCGGAGTAGAATATGGCTCGAAATAACAGGCATACAGGCCCTTACGACCACGGAGAGAAGATCCCGCCGATCCTGATCAAGGGTATGTTCGGGGTCGCCCTCTTCGCGCTGATCCTGGTCAGCTATGCGCGGCTGACCGACCGGCCGCTCGACGCGCTGCCCGATGCCGGGGCCCCGGTGGCGGTGGAGCGCCAGATCGTGATCGACGCCAGGATCGACGGCTCGGCCAAGGTCTACGATACCGAGGGCAACCAGGTCTTCGAATTCGCCCCCAACGAGGGCGGCTTCGTGGCCGGGGTCTGGCGGGCGCTCGAGCTCAAGCGCAAGCAGGCCGGCGTGCCGGTCGACGCGCCGGTCCGCCTCGTCCGGTTCAAGGACGGGCGCATTTCTCTGTATGACGACCAGACAGGATGGCGTGCCGAACTGGTCGGTTTCGGCGCCGACAATACCGCAGCCTTCGCGCGGCTGCTGGACTGACCGGAGGGATCGGGAACATGCCCTCCACACTCAAAAACAGGGAACCGAAAGATGGGAATTTTCACCCGAAGGAAGGAGACCGCACCTTGTACGGTTGAGGTCTCGCACAAGTTCGAAAGCCTGCATGCGCATGTGCGGTTCAATAACGGAGCCGTCGTGCATCCGGGCGACGAAGTGCTGGTGCAGGGCCCCGAGATCATGGCCCCCTATGGCGAGGTGGTCAGGGAGGACCGCACCGCCATCATCACCCGGGCGACCCCGCTTGAACGTCTCTGGACGCGACTGACGGGCGATCTGGAATTCATGGAGCTTTGCGAATTCTCCTTTTCCGAGGAGGTGAAGCTGTGAACGTCCATACCGCCGATGCCACCACCGTCGAGGAAGGCCTTGCGATCCAGGAACAGCAGGCCGTTCTGGACAGCGAGACCGCGACCGCCGTCGCCATGCAGGACACGCTGCTGACGCCGCGCTTCTACACCACCGATTTCGAGGCGCTCGACGCCATCGACGTCAGCCCGGTCCGGGCCGACTGGGACGCGCTCATCGCCGAGATGGAAGCCGATCCCAACAAGGGCCATTTCAGGAAAGACGAAACCTGGGACCATGTCGACTGGGACGGGATGGAACCCGAGCTGAAGAAGGAGTTCATCGACTTCCTGATCAGCTCCTGCACCGCCGAATTCTCGGGCTGCGTGCTCTACAAGGAGATGAAGCGGCGCGGTTCGAACCATGACGTGACCGAGCTGTTCCAGCTGATGGCCCGCGACGAGGCGCGCCATGCGGGCTTCATCAACGACGCGCTGCGCGAGGCCGGGATCGCCGTGAACCTGGGTTTCCTGACCCAGAAGAAGAAATACACCTATTTCCGGCCCAAGTTCATCTACTACGCCACCTATCTCAGCGAGAAGATCGGCTATGCCCGCTACATCACGATCTTCCGCCATCTCGAAGAGCATCCCGAAAGGCGGTTCCATCCGATCTTCAAGTGGTTCCGCGAGTGGTGCAATGACGAGTTCCGCCATGGCGAGGCCTTCGCGCTTCTGATGAAGACCGACCCCAAGCTGACCTCGGGCGTCAATGTCCTGTGGATCAAGTTCTTCCTGACCGCGGTCTTTGCCACAATGCATGTGCGCGATCACCAGCGACCCGCCTTCCACAAGGCGCTGGGCGTCGATACCGACTGGTACGGCCATGAGGTGTTCCGCAAGACCTCGGACCTGTCGAAACAGATCTTCCCGATCACGCTCGATATCGACCATCCGCGCTGGGCGAAGGGGCTGACGGCGCTGCAGGAGGCCAGCGTCGCCATCGACGCCGCGCGCAAACGCGGCGGCGCGGCCGGCAAGCTTGCCCAATGGGCGGGCTCGGCGCGGGCGGCCTGGGCATTCCTGTCGCTTCTGAGCATTCCGGCGCAAAGGCACGAGGTGCCGGCCTCGACCCGTCTGGAGCCAGTCTATTGATCGCAACGGCGTGGTTCGCGGCATTGGCCGCCTTCTTCATCTGGTGGTTCTCGACCGGGGCAATCCTGATCGTCGTGCGCCGCGCCGAGCACCGGGGGCGCCTGGCGCATCTTCGGGCGACGATCATGGCCCTGCCGCTTCTGGGCGGCGGGGTCTGGCTGTTCGAGGTGACCCGCCATTTCGAGACCGTGGCGACCGCCTATCTGGCCTTTCTCGCAGCGATCGCGATCTGGGGCTGGGTGGAGCTGGCCTTCCTCACCGGCGTCATCACCGGGCCGAACACGACCCGCTGTCATCCGCATGCGCGCGGCTGGGAGCGGTTCATGCGCGCCTATGGCACCATCGCCTATCACGAGACGCTGCTGGTGGTGATCCTCTTCGCGATGCTGGTCACCAGCCACGACTCGGCAAACGGGGTCGGGGTCTGGACCTTCATCATCCTGTTCTTCGCGCGGATCTCGGCCAAGCTGAACCTGTTTCTCGGCGTGCCCAAGATCAATGTCGAGTTCCTGCCGACGCCGCTGGCGCATCTGCCCAGCCATTTCAAGATCTCGCGGCTGAACTGGCTGTTCCCGATCTCGATCTCGGGACTGACCTTCGCGGTGGCCTGTTTCATG is part of the Rhodovulum sp. MB263 genome and encodes:
- a CDS encoding magnesium chelatase subunit H encodes the protein MRDERHYPGYRVVIVTLDSHSAGPCERVTERLAEDFPGLRVTVHAAATWSENPGELVRAKDDVLNADIILVNLLFIEEHINAILPELKARRDDCDAMIGIIADKQIVQLTRMGDLDMSKPASGPMKLLKKLRGNTRDDNGQLKTGGEKQMAMLRRLPKMLKYLPGKAQDLRAWFLVMQYWLGGSDDNVEQMVRFLISRYAKDASWRGGSSEAPIEYPETGLYHPDIPHRITTDIKDLPQPGAPVATVGILLMRSYILASDTAHYDAVIHALEERGIRVIAAFAGGLDARPAIAAYFTGEDSVHIDTLVSLTGFSLIGGPAYNDSDAAVEVLSGLDVPYMAAHPLEFQTLGQWSDSSGGLGPVETTMLIALPELDGAISPTVFGGRHGAEGCKGCPKDCSHKGESKQMSACSERVAMLAARVERLARLRRSETESRKVGIILFGFPPNAGAIGTAAYLSVFESLFNTLHRMKSEGYETGALPATVDELRTAILEGNAKTYGQEGNVAAHVPADDLVRGTPWLSEIESVWGPAPGKIRSDGRGVFVLGREFGNVFVGVQPTFGYEGDPMRLLFEKGFAPTHAFSAFYLWLKNSFRADVLLHFGMHGALEFMPGKQAGMCFRDWPDRLIGDMPNVYLYASNNPSEATLAKRRSNAVTITHLTPPLAASGLYKGLQELKDSLTRWRQTEPGSPEQADLEELIAAQADAVDMTGTPPEQLWLKLLETEDALIPDGLHVVGRTATPEERAEHLRVMTDTDAETREKVDYWLQQDTELPAIMRALGGRYIKPVPGGDLIRSADVLPTGRNIHAFDPFRMPTQFAMLEGAKQAQKLLDAHATLPRSVAMVLWGSDNIKSDGGPIAQAMALMGAKPRFDNYGRLAGADLVPLDELGRPRVDVVMTLSGIFRDLLPLQTRMLAEAAWKAATADEPVEQNFIRAHSLAHAEKMGVDMETAALRVFSNAEGAYGSNVNGLVDSGAWGDEDELADAYEARKSFAYGRDGKSRANAALLQQTLKDVDVAYQNLESVELGVTTVDHYFDTLGGIARAVKRARGGQDAAVYIGDQTRGEGKVRTLQDQVALETRSRSLNPKWFEGMLRHGHEGVRQIEAQVTNTLGWSATTGQVEPWVYQRLSETFVLDEDMRKRLASLNPAASARMANRLLEAHDRNYWQPDAETLAALQAAADELEDRLEGIVAAE
- the bchL gene encoding ferredoxin:protochlorophyllide reductase (ATP-dependent) iron-sulfur ATP-binding protein — protein: MSPRDEIPVLKGEDGEGSVQVHQDETMKIEGAKVFSVYGKGGIGKSTTSSNLSAAFSMLGKRVLQIGCDPKHDSTFTLTGHLQSTVIDVLKEVDFHPEELRPEDFMVEGFNGVMCVEAGGPPAGTGCGGYVVGQTVKLLKQHHMLEDTDVVIFDVLGDVVCGGFAAPLQHADRAVIVTANDFDSIYAMNRIIAAVQAKSKNYNVRLAGCIANRSEDTDQVDKYCSRVGFDRIAHMPLVDAIRRSRLMKKTLFEMPDDEDIVQCRAEYVRLAELLWAGTEPLAPHPLPDREIFELLGFD
- the bchM gene encoding magnesium protoporphyrin IX methyltransferase gives rise to the protein MDSYARTRERLETYFGRTAAKTWEHLTSDAPVSRIRQTVREGRDQMRAAMLARLPDDLTGCRVLDAGCGAGPMTLELVQRGAEVVACDISQSLLDVAKSRIPDKYHRQITFVAGDMLGERLGRFDYVMAMDSLIHYQARDIAEALGKLAPRTRGKIVFTVAPKTPLLSVMHVTGKLFPRSDRSPRIIPHSEVRIAGALRKAGVKGRLRAVARVAKGFYISQAMELER
- a CDS encoding PucC family protein translates to MSKKPHPLTKLSAKFLPFADAASDGLPMNELLRLSLFQVSVGMATVMLLGTLNRVMIVELSVPAIVVAMMIAVPVLVAPFRALMGFRSDNHRSAIGWKRVPYMWFGTLWQMGGLAIMPFSLLLLSGDQTLGPTWAGEVFAAIAFLMTGLGLHMTQTAGLALASDRATDETRPRVVALLYVMFLLGMGISSIVIGWLLRDFSSIRLIRVVQGAAVVTILLNVVALWKQERMCPMSKEEREAPQPGFGDAWRDFIRGGSAGRLLAVVFLGTLAFSMQDVLLEPYGGQILGLSVSSTTLLTALWAFGALVGFGLAARWLGQGMNSHRMGALGILGGIVAFTLVIFAGPLHSGLLFFLGAMLIGFGGGLFSVSTLTAAMALPVRDFAGRGLALGAWGAAQATASGLAVALGGALRDGIGHLATAGVLGEGLNTPATGYAAVYHIEIVLLFVTLMVLGPLVRPQDRNNHPNRDSSAKIGLADFPT
- the puhA gene encoding photosynthetic reaction center subunit H; amino-acid sequence: MVNAFFGNFDIASLSIWAFWLFFAGLIFYLQRMNMHEGYPLEDEMGNAAPNQGMFPLPAAKTFKLPHGQGEKTVPDMQTDPRNADLALKKVTKSNGYPLEPTGDPMVDGVGPAAWCARKDEPELDGRGHPKIQPLSALKTFKVSAGRDPRGMPVIAGDGEKVGSVVDMWVDEPEQLVRYLELELDAEHGGGRRMLPMQLAKIGWFKPEVSVHSIYGKHFAAVPTIKSTTQITKLEEDKVCAYYAGGKLYADPAERLEPQF
- the puhB gene encoding photosynthetic complex putative assembly protein PuhB; translated protein: MSDDDFAAEPIKGLPERLPEGEHILWQGRPGWWALARESLALYWVGGYFVILFLWRMIVAAETMPWSQAAVASSFFLVLGAVVCLLLVVTAFVQARATVYTVTNRRVALRIGAALDMTLNLPYTQIGNANLDLRKSGSGTIAFELMGTTKFSYLLCWPHIRPWRMARTEPAFRCIPDAAKVARLIADAAQTRLSEPRLTRVDADDTVAAE
- the puhC gene encoding photosynthetic complex assembly protein PuhC — its product is MARNNRHTGPYDHGEKIPPILIKGMFGVALFALILVSYARLTDRPLDALPDAGAPVAVERQIVIDARIDGSAKVYDTEGNQVFEFAPNEGGFVAGVWRALELKRKQAGVPVDAPVRLVRFKDGRISLYDDQTGWRAELVGFGADNTAAFARLLD
- the acsF gene encoding magnesium-protoporphyrin IX monomethyl ester (oxidative) cyclase, with amino-acid sequence MNVHTADATTVEEGLAIQEQQAVLDSETATAVAMQDTLLTPRFYTTDFEALDAIDVSPVRADWDALIAEMEADPNKGHFRKDETWDHVDWDGMEPELKKEFIDFLISSCTAEFSGCVLYKEMKRRGSNHDVTELFQLMARDEARHAGFINDALREAGIAVNLGFLTQKKKYTYFRPKFIYYATYLSEKIGYARYITIFRHLEEHPERRFHPIFKWFREWCNDEFRHGEAFALLMKTDPKLTSGVNVLWIKFFLTAVFATMHVRDHQRPAFHKALGVDTDWYGHEVFRKTSDLSKQIFPITLDIDHPRWAKGLTALQEASVAIDAARKRGGAAGKLAQWAGSARAAWAFLSLLSIPAQRHEVPASTRLEPVY
- the puhE gene encoding putative photosynthetic complex assembly protein PuhE; the protein is MIATAWFAALAAFFIWWFSTGAILIVVRRAEHRGRLAHLRATIMALPLLGGGVWLFEVTRHFETVATAYLAFLAAIAIWGWVELAFLTGVITGPNTTRCHPHARGWERFMRAYGTIAYHETLLVVILFAMLVTSHDSANGVGVWTFIILFFARISAKLNLFLGVPKINVEFLPTPLAHLPSHFKISRLNWLFPISISGLTFAVACFMERLFAVGDPHDKVGFALLTAITALALLEHWLMVLPLPDERLWRWMLPERKPRVGEDKMPSKDMSRT